One Bacillus sp. FJAT-52991 genomic region harbors:
- a CDS encoding 4-hydroxyphenylacetate 3-hydroxylase family protein codes for MLNGQEYLESLNDGRAVYLNGERIADVTEHPAYRNSARSIARMYDALHDPEMGKILTTETEYGDRTHKFFKTPKSAQDLLESRDAIAQWARLSYGFMGRTPDYKASFTAHLDAYSTYYQGFENSAKTWYKKTTKDVPFVNHTIINPQVDRSKPLHENKDVFVRAVKERDDGIVVSGAKMVGTAAALTHYNFVSNYGPMDLGDGDQSHALIFFVPMNAPGVKMISRQSYELQAATTGSPYDYPLSSRFDENDAVIVLDDVFIPWEDVLAYKNIDITNNFFVQTGFFNRFTFHGCTRFAVKLDFMAGLLLKATEASGTKQFRGVQANIGEVLALRNMFWGLTTAMATDPEFGQNGVAIPNGFYANSYRVLAPMTWVRVKNIFEQVVAGGLIQLPSSAKDFLSPELRPYLDKYYCGSGINAEERVKLMKMIWDAIGTEFGGRHELYEVNYAGNHENIRLEALKHAEGTGAANQFKSFVDSALADYDLHGWTNSVWKETDQKVPVK; via the coding sequence ATGTTAAATGGTCAGGAGTATTTAGAGAGCTTGAATGATGGCAGGGCTGTGTATTTGAATGGGGAGAGAATTGCTGATGTGACGGAGCATCCGGCTTATCGAAATTCAGCACGTTCGATTGCTCGCATGTATGATGCTCTTCATGATCCGGAGATGGGGAAGATTTTGACGACGGAGACGGAATATGGTGACCGAACGCATAAGTTCTTCAAGACGCCAAAAAGTGCGCAAGATTTATTGGAATCAAGGGATGCGATCGCTCAATGGGCTAGATTGAGCTACGGATTTATGGGACGCACCCCTGATTACAAGGCATCGTTCACTGCTCATTTAGATGCTTACTCCACATATTACCAAGGATTCGAGAATAGCGCAAAGACTTGGTACAAAAAAACGACGAAAGATGTGCCCTTTGTCAATCACACGATTATTAATCCACAAGTCGATCGCTCGAAGCCATTGCATGAAAATAAGGATGTCTTTGTTCGTGCGGTGAAGGAACGGGATGATGGAATTGTCGTGAGCGGAGCGAAAATGGTTGGAACCGCGGCGGCGCTGACGCATTATAATTTCGTTTCAAACTATGGACCAATGGATTTAGGAGATGGGGATCAAAGTCATGCCCTGATCTTCTTTGTGCCGATGAATGCTCCTGGAGTGAAAATGATTAGCCGTCAATCGTATGAATTACAGGCAGCAACAACAGGTTCACCTTACGATTATCCGTTATCAAGTCGCTTTGATGAGAATGATGCGGTGATTGTGCTTGATGATGTCTTTATTCCGTGGGAAGACGTTTTGGCGTATAAAAACATCGATATTACGAATAACTTTTTCGTTCAGACAGGATTTTTTAACCGCTTTACATTCCACGGCTGTACTCGATTTGCAGTCAAGCTCGATTTCATGGCCGGCTTGTTATTAAAAGCAACGGAAGCATCAGGAACGAAGCAATTTAGAGGAGTTCAGGCCAATATTGGCGAGGTGCTTGCGCTTCGAAATATGTTCTGGGGGCTGACAACAGCGATGGCGACAGATCCGGAGTTTGGTCAAAATGGTGTCGCGATTCCAAATGGCTTCTATGCGAATTCCTATCGTGTATTGGCACCGATGACGTGGGTGCGAGTGAAAAATATTTTTGAACAAGTGGTCGCAGGCGGATTAATCCAGCTGCCATCGAGTGCGAAAGATTTCTTAAGTCCAGAGCTTCGTCCTTACCTAGATAAATATTATTGCGGCTCAGGTATTAATGCCGAAGAACGTGTGAAATTGATGAAAATGATTTGGGATGCGATTGGCACCGAGTTTGGTGGCCGTCATGAGTTGTATGAAGTGAACTATGCTGGGAATCATGAAAACATTCGTTTAGAAGCGTTGAAACACGCCGAAGGAACAGGGGCAGCGAATCAATTTAAATCATTTGTTGATAGTGCATTGGCTGATTATGACTTACATGGCTGGACCAATTCTGTTTGGAAAGAGACAGATCAAAAAGTGCCAGTGAAATAA